Part of the Listeria innocua genome is shown below.
CATTAGAAATGAAAAGACATTTCCTCCTTTACCACAACCAAAACAATGAAAAATTTGTTTTTCTGGTGATACAGAGAAGGAAGGCGTTTTTTCGCCGTGGAATGGACATAAGCCAGAATAGTTACGACCTTGTTTTTTTAATTGGACATAATTACCAATAATATCGACTATATCCGCTTGATTCCGGACTTGATCTATTACTTCTTCAGGAATCCGCGCCATCTTGACAGTCAACTCCTATTTACTTATTTTTGAAAAATGTAGTCATCCGGTCTTTGAAAAGCACACGATCTTGATCGCTCATTGCTTTAGGACCTTTGCTATATTTGCCTTGTTGCCTTTCTTTGGCATGTCTATAGCGAATATCTAACATTAATGACATTTCTTCTTCTCGGTAAAGTTCGCCCCGATTTGAAAAGACATACGTACCTTTTGCAAGTAGAATGCTAGCAAGGCCAATATCTTGCGTTACGATAATATCACCTTTGTTTGCTAAATTCATCATTCGCATATCCGCTGATTCTTTGCCAGTATCTACAAAAATCCAATTTTCTCCGTTTGTATTTACAGAGTAATGGTTAAAAGAAGCCACAAAAATAACGTCTAACTGAAATTGTTCGGCGACTTGTTTTATTTCTGCTTTTACCGGGCAAGCATCGGCATCAACTAAAATTTTTGGCACATATTCCATCCTCTCTTAAAATCTATGAAGGCAAGTTAAAAAACGAGTTTTTAACCCGTTTTTTTAATATTATTCGTAGATTTGGCTTTTTCACACGCGAATTTAGATTATACGGGAAGTAACTAATTTTTACAAGCAGTTTTTCCCGTATAATATATATATTCGCCATAAAAAGCAAAAGTCCTTCTTATAATTCTAAATTTTCATCAACAATTTCACCAATGTGGATTAAAATCTCGTTTGCAGTCTCTTCAATGGCTTTATTAGTCACATCTAACACGAAACAATTTAATTTACTGGCTAGTTTATTAAAAATCGCTAATTCTTCATCAATTCGTTGATTACTTGCATAAGTACCAGCACCAGGTAAACCAATCGAAATTAAACGCTCTTGTCTAATTTTTGTTAATTTTTGTTTACTAATTTTTAGACCAATTATTTTTTTAGGGTCAATTTCAAAAAGTTCATCTGGGATTTGTGCTTCTGGAACGATTGGAATATTGACGATTTTTAAACCTTTAAGCGCCAAATATTGCGATAAAGGAGTTTTTGAGGTTCTTGAAATACCAATTAATACATAATCCGCTTGCAAAATGCCTCTTGGATTACGACCATCGTCATTCTCTACGGCAAATTCGATTGCGGCTACTTTATTGAAATAAGCTTCATCCATCGAACGAACGCGGCCAGGTTCAGAAAGTGGTTTAATCTTGTAGGTCTCTTCTAACTGATTTAAAAGCGGCCCAAATAAGTCAATAATCGGTACGCCGAAAGCTTGAGCAGTTTTATTAAGCTCTTCACGGACGCTTTCGAGTACAATGGTGTGCACGATTATGCCATTGTTCACTGCCACTAGGTCAACAATTTCTTCAATCATGTGAGAAGAATCGACGTGGTGAAAACGATGGATAAACTTCGGTGTTTGACCAAATTGACTAAGTGCTGCTCTTGTCACGAGTTCGGCCGTTTCTCCTGTTGAATCGGAAACCACGTATACGGCTGGTTGAGTCATACATACTTCCTCCTCTTTGCTCAAAATCTTACTTTTATTTTACATTAATTTCATCCATTTGAGCAAATTCTTTAATAAAGCTTGCTAGTTCGAATAAAAGCGCAAGACGATTGTTTTTTAGTTCATCGTTATCAGTCATCACTAGCGTATTATCGAAATAGCCATCAATTGTTGTACGTAAATCAGCAAATGCTTTAAGTCTATCAACAATTGTTAAACCAGCATAATCATATTTTAGTTTTTCTAATTTATCGAATAGCTCTTGTTCGTATTCATTTTCAAATAGGTTCGGATCCACTTCTACGCCATCTTCGTATTTTTTAGAAATTTTAACTACTCGTGTTAAAGCTTCGATAGTTGGACGGAACCACTCTGCATCCGCATGTTTATTTAAGATTTGAGCACGATCTATCAGTTGCGGAATCACATTTGGATCTCCGCCGATA
Proteins encoded:
- a CDS encoding pyruvate, water dikinase regulatory protein yields the protein MTQPAVYVVSDSTGETAELVTRAALSQFGQTPKFIHRFHHVDSSHMIEEIVDLVAVNNGIIVHTIVLESVREELNKTAQAFGVPIIDLFGPLLNQLEETYKIKPLSEPGRVRSMDEAYFNKVAAIEFAVENDDGRNPRGILQADYVLIGISRTSKTPLSQYLALKGLKIVNIPIVPEAQIPDELFEIDPKKIIGLKISKQKLTKIRQERLISIGLPGAGTYASNQRIDEELAIFNKLASKLNCFVLDVTNKAIEETANEILIHIGEIVDENLEL
- a CDS encoding YaiI/YqxD family protein — protein: MPKILVDADACPVKAEIKQVAEQFQLDVIFVASFNHYSVNTNGENWIFVDTGKESADMRMMNLANKGDIIVTQDIGLASILLAKGTYVFSNRGELYREEEMSLMLDIRYRHAKERQQGKYSKGPKAMSDQDRVLFKDRMTTFFKNK